The Phaeodactylum tricornutum CCAP 1055/1 chromosome 6, whole genome shotgun sequence region TCCAAGAACTCGAGAAACTTTGGAGTTTGGATCTGTCCTCAGGAGAGCTTGATACAGCATACGCTCCGGTCCTTTGCCCAACATGTGGTCAAAGCGTTTCAAGTGACGACTCCGGACATGATCTCAGAAGCCTTAAGGGGGCTATGGAGGACGATATTAGCGTTGCGCTGCTCCGGCTCCACGAAGCGCAGACCATGGTGCAAGACGTTGGCGGTGAACTCGCCGCTGCGAAAGCTCAACACGGCGAAGCCCTCTCTTTGGTCAAAGACTTGAATactcaaaaagaaaaagaatcgCAGGTATGGTCAGAAACCATCTGTAAACAAGAAAGAGCACTTGCTGACGCTCGAGAAGCCCAGTCGGTTGCATCATTTGAGTATACATTGGCAGTCAAGGCTTTCCAGCAAAAAGCTAGAAGAGATGAACTTCAGTCTCAAATCGATAGACAACACCAAGCCTTGAGCAACGTGCGAGCACACGCAGAAGCTGTAGAAGCGGAGACTATGGAGTACAGGAACTTGGTGAAGGAGTTACAAGCAAGCCTAGATACAGAAGAGAAACAAGTGGCTCTGATGAGCGATCTGTCAGATGCATTCGGACAAAGGGGAGTGCAGGCTTTTGTGCTTCAATCGGAGATCGAAATCTTACAAACGTTGACCCAATCCTTTCTCGATGACTTCAGCGACGGGACCCAAAAGCTTAGCCTTTCGCTTGACGCAGGTGACCGGATTTCTCGGCGGGCTTACGTCCGCTCCCCCGATGGCGCCTATCATGAACGCCCGTTGGCCTCGCTCTCTGGTGGACAATGGAGACGATGTTCACTTGCACTCAATCTTGGCTATGCTGACCTTGTTGCTAGACGAGGCAGATTCCGATCGTCTCTTTATATAATGGACGAACCCTTGACTCACTTGGATCGCTCAGGTAGAGCGGATGTAGGAAGGGTATTTCGAAAGCTCCTGCGTCGATCTACTACTAGCGGAGAAGGAGGGCTCGCCCCGTCGACGATAATTGTCATTTTGCAAGATCTTGCCGCTGAGGAACTTGGAGAGGCCTTCGATTGCATCGATGAAGTTGTAAAATTCCAAGGGACAAGCCAAGTTTTTGTAGACGAAGAGCTTTAGATTGAGGTAAGGAACTGGCAAGGTCTGTTGGTATAGAAATTGGATATTGAAAAATGCTTTCGGTCTTTAAATATTCTCTCGGCTGCCATGATACGACGAGCTCATAATAGGATAAACCTCTTTCATATCGTATGATGGAAATTTGTCGTAGTCAAATGAACGAAAGGTAAGCTCTGGCAACTGTAAGTATGCTCAAACACTTCATTATACATCGTAATTCACATGTTAAGCTCGCAACCCATGCCACGAAGACTAGTCCATCGCTGCCGAAGTAATTTGCAATCATTGTCGTTAAATGGAACCGGCGGCTTTTAGCATGCCATCCAGGTCGCCGGCTTCGTCCAATTTGACTAGACCCCCCATGGGGCCGTCGTTGCAACCACCGACAAACTTGCCGTCGATCCAAACGGCCGGAACCGACGTGCGTCCGAGAAGCTCGCCCATTTCCGCACGAATCGCCTGTTATACGACACAGAAAAGCACGTGACTGAGTATAAGGGACACATCGAAATGATCTCGATAAACTCATATCCAAATATGCTACTCTGTTTGTCTCTCGCACTCTCTCCGTACCTTGCCTTCGGGATCCATGTCGAGTTCCACTGCGACGTATTTGGCATTTTTTGCATCAAGAACCTGCTTGGCCTTGACGCAGAAAGGACAGGTGGTAAAGCTGAGCATCAAAACCGAATTTTCCTTGATGAGACCGTCGAGACGTTCACGAATCGCGACACTATCGTAGTCTCCGGCCAACTTCTTGACGAGGGCTTTTTTGCCTTCGTTTAAAAAGTCGAAAATATGGAGTCTCGTGGACGACGGCTCGCCTATGCTCACCAGACTACTTACTGTCCCCAAATGAGGCTTGAGGAATGCATTCGTCTCATGAGGAATACACGCAAAAGTGGCCGTTAAGACCCCGACAAGAGTTCGCGAGAGGATCGCCATGGTGAAATTGTCGAACTCGAGACGGCCTTTCGCTCGTGTTcccactcacagtcacagtcaggcaAAACCAAGAGCACCATTCCAAAAGTGACAAACCCACCACACGGACACACTCACACCATTCAAACAAACGGTTTTGCCAATTGCACTGTACCGTTGTTTACTTTTCGTCGAAAGATAGGTACTACCGTACTACATCGAATAGATCCTATGCTGCGTAACAGCTCTCCATGCAATTTAATCTTATTTCGAGAGCAAATTACATTAACAATTTACACAGCgatgagaaaaagaaactcgACTTGCTCCTTTTGTTCTTACATAAACATGTTGTTGTTCAAATTGTTGGGCGGTCGCAAATGATCTGGATTGGG contains the following coding sequences:
- a CDS encoding predicted protein: LIKENSVLMLSFTTCPFCVKAKQVLDAKNAKYVAVELDMDPEGKAIRAEMGELLGRTSVPAVWIDGKFVGGC